One window of Solwaraspora sp. WMMA2056 genomic DNA carries:
- a CDS encoding VOC family protein encodes MNWTLEVVCVPVSDVERAREFYIDKLGFTMDYDTEAGEARVIQATPPGSGCSICFGKNVVDMKPGSLKGLQLVVRDLKAAREELAGRGLDVGEIQVFDRSGNQRPYKDGDVLDKMGFVYFTDPDGNAWAIQQIDDRS; translated from the coding sequence ATGAACTGGACGCTTGAGGTGGTGTGTGTTCCGGTCTCCGACGTGGAGCGGGCCCGCGAGTTCTACATCGACAAGCTCGGTTTCACCATGGACTACGACACCGAGGCGGGGGAGGCCCGGGTGATCCAGGCGACCCCGCCGGGCTCCGGGTGCTCCATCTGCTTCGGCAAGAACGTCGTTGACATGAAGCCGGGCTCACTCAAGGGCCTGCAGCTCGTCGTGCGTGACCTGAAGGCGGCCCGCGAGGAACTCGCCGGCCGTGGCCTGGACGTCGGCGAGATCCAGGTCTTCGACCGGTCCGGCAACCAACGCCCCTACAAGGACGGCGACGTGCTGGACAAGATGGGTTTCGTCTACTTCACCGACCCGGACGGCAACGCCTGGGCGATCCAGCAGATCGACGACCGGTCCTGA
- a CDS encoding S-methyl-5'-thioadenosine phosphorylase: MQAQAELAVVGGSGLYALLDNATEHRVDTPYGEPSDVITIADVGGRRVAFLPRHGRAHQYPPHLIPYRANMWALRSLGVRQVLAPCAVGGLRPDHGPGTFVVPDQLIDRTTGRTQTYYDRGAVHVSFADPYCPTGRSMLLRVGTEQGLAPRDGGTVVVVEGPRFSTRAESRWFTAIGGTLVNMTGHPEAVLARELALCYTSIALVTDLDAGVDSGHAVTQDEVFRVFGENTDRLRGLLLAALAQWPTDRDCDCPRSLDGITLPFELP, encoded by the coding sequence GTGCAGGCACAGGCGGAACTGGCGGTCGTCGGCGGTTCGGGGCTGTACGCGTTGCTGGACAACGCGACGGAGCACCGGGTGGACACCCCGTACGGCGAACCGTCCGACGTGATCACCATCGCCGACGTCGGCGGACGCCGGGTCGCGTTCCTGCCCCGACACGGCCGGGCGCACCAGTACCCACCGCACCTGATCCCTTACCGGGCGAACATGTGGGCGTTGCGCTCGCTCGGCGTGCGCCAGGTGCTGGCCCCGTGCGCGGTCGGCGGACTGCGGCCCGATCACGGCCCGGGCACGTTCGTGGTGCCCGACCAGCTGATCGACCGCACCACCGGGCGGACGCAGACCTACTACGACCGGGGGGCGGTGCACGTCAGCTTCGCCGACCCGTACTGCCCGACCGGCCGGTCGATGCTGTTGCGGGTCGGCACCGAACAGGGCCTGGCACCGCGCGACGGCGGTACGGTCGTGGTCGTGGAAGGGCCGCGCTTCTCCACCCGGGCGGAGTCGCGCTGGTTCACCGCGATCGGCGGCACCCTGGTGAACATGACCGGCCACCCCGAGGCGGTTCTGGCCCGGGAGCTGGCCCTCTGTTACACCTCGATCGCGCTGGTGACCGATCTGGACGCGGGAGTCGACAGCGGGCACGCGGTCACCCAGGACGAGGTGTTCCGGGTCTTCGGTGAGAACACCGACCGGCTGCGCGGTCTGTTGCTGGCCGCGCTGGCGCAGTGGCCGACCGATCGCGACTGCGACTGCCCGCGGTCACTCGACGGGATCACCCTGCCGTTCGAGCTGCCCTGA
- a CDS encoding IS66 family transposase — MPADPPPSYDELLALNAGLAARLEQALTRIAELEARLKQSSSNSSKPPSSDGLAKPAPKSLRGRSGRRPGRPTGGEGTTLSQVADPDVIVRHVPDICGGCGDGLTDPAEVTVTRRQVFDIPQPRVVVTEHQIVTVACPCGHHTTAATPAGATAPAAYGPRIAAIGVYLLHGQFLSIGRTADAIRDLFGLPVAPATITAWVTRTALGVIDTVLPVIRDRIKNAPVAHFDETGIRVDGRLAWLHSASTPTDVFLTVHRRRGTAAMDDAGVLPGYTGTAVHDAWAPYDTYTTARHALCNAHVLRELVYVVDTATGQVADLAGQAIDALRHLNRLTVTARADGCEPDPADLAEQTHLLRSAVVLGAAATATRTDKLHRKYHALFVRLRDRRADYLRFLTDPAVPFDNNPAERTIRMPKLRIKVSGSMRTMTGAEHFAAIRSYAATATRHGINMLDALTRAAAGSPWIPTTA, encoded by the coding sequence ATGCCCGCCGATCCGCCGCCGTCGTATGACGAGTTGTTGGCGTTGAACGCCGGGCTGGCCGCACGGCTGGAGCAGGCGCTGACGCGGATCGCTGAGCTTGAGGCCCGGTTGAAGCAGTCGTCGAGCAACTCGTCGAAACCGCCGTCGAGCGACGGGCTGGCCAAACCGGCGCCGAAGTCGCTGCGGGGCCGTTCGGGTCGCCGGCCGGGCCGCCCCACCGGGGGCGAGGGCACCACCCTGTCCCAGGTGGCCGATCCGGACGTGATCGTCCGGCACGTGCCGGACATCTGTGGCGGCTGCGGTGACGGCCTGACCGACCCCGCCGAGGTGACGGTCACCCGCCGGCAGGTGTTCGACATCCCCCAGCCCCGGGTCGTGGTGACCGAGCACCAGATCGTCACCGTCGCCTGCCCGTGCGGGCACCACACCACCGCCGCGACACCCGCCGGGGCCACCGCGCCCGCCGCCTACGGACCACGGATCGCCGCGATCGGCGTCTACCTGCTCCACGGACAGTTCCTGTCCATCGGCCGCACCGCCGACGCGATCCGTGACCTGTTCGGCCTGCCCGTCGCGCCAGCCACCATCACCGCCTGGGTCACCCGCACCGCCCTCGGCGTCATCGACACGGTGCTCCCCGTCATCCGCGACCGCATCAAGAACGCGCCGGTCGCGCACTTCGACGAGACCGGCATACGCGTCGACGGCCGCCTCGCCTGGCTGCACTCCGCCTCCACACCCACCGACGTGTTCCTCACCGTGCACCGCCGGCGCGGCACCGCCGCAATGGACGACGCCGGCGTGCTACCCGGATACACCGGCACCGCCGTGCACGACGCGTGGGCCCCGTACGACACCTACACCACCGCCCGGCACGCCCTGTGCAACGCCCACGTGCTGCGGGAACTGGTCTACGTGGTCGACACCGCCACCGGGCAGGTCGCCGACCTCGCCGGCCAGGCCATCGACGCCCTGCGGCACCTGAACCGCCTGACGGTCACGGCCCGCGCCGACGGCTGCGAACCCGACCCGGCCGACCTCGCCGAACAGACCCACCTGCTGCGCTCGGCCGTCGTGCTCGGCGCCGCAGCCACCGCCACCCGCACCGACAAGCTGCACCGCAAGTACCACGCCCTGTTCGTGCGACTACGGGACCGACGCGCCGACTACCTGCGGTTCCTCACCGACCCGGCCGTGCCGTTCGACAACAACCCGGCCGAGCGGACCATCCGCATGCCGAAACTCCGGATCAAGGTCTCCGGCAGCATGCGCACCATGACCGGAGCCGAACACTTCGCCGCGATCCGCAGCTACGCCGCCACCGCCACCCGACACGGCATCAACATGCTCGACGCACTCACCCGAGCCGCCGCCGGCAGCCCCTGGATCCCCACAACCGCCTAA
- the ftsX gene encoding permease-like cell division protein FtsX codes for MRAKYVLSEVMVGLWRNVTMTVAMIITMAVSLTMLGASGLMYLQVNSMKDFYYDQIEVSIFLVSDVSEEQRTSLQSSLDADPLISTVTYESREEAYERFRTLYADAQDLVNAVKPEQLPESFRIKLVDPEEYQAIFDKYNGTEGIDEIVDQRRLLDKIFNILSSVQSMALIAASIMAVAALMLVGNTIQVAAYSKRREVAVMKLVGASNWFIQAPFVLEAVVAGLFGAILGFGALVLGKMFLLDGSLRDLTELLTPIEWSSVLLMFPLMAGVGSLVSAVTAWVTLRFYLRV; via the coding sequence ATGCGCGCGAAATACGTCCTGTCCGAGGTGATGGTCGGGCTGTGGCGCAACGTGACCATGACCGTCGCCATGATCATCACCATGGCGGTGTCGCTCACCATGCTGGGCGCGAGTGGCCTGATGTACCTGCAGGTCAACTCGATGAAGGACTTCTACTACGACCAGATCGAGGTCTCGATCTTCCTGGTCTCCGACGTCTCCGAGGAGCAGCGCACCAGCCTGCAGAGCTCGCTGGACGCCGACCCGCTGATCTCCACGGTGACCTACGAGTCGCGGGAGGAGGCGTACGAGCGCTTCCGCACCCTCTACGCGGACGCCCAGGACCTGGTGAACGCGGTCAAACCGGAACAGCTGCCGGAGTCCTTCCGGATCAAGCTGGTCGACCCGGAGGAGTACCAGGCGATCTTCGACAAGTACAACGGCACCGAGGGCATCGACGAGATCGTCGACCAGCGAAGACTGCTCGACAAGATCTTCAACATCCTCAGCTCGGTGCAGAGCATGGCGCTGATCGCCGCCTCGATCATGGCGGTCGCGGCGTTGATGCTGGTCGGTAACACCATCCAGGTCGCCGCGTACAGCAAACGGCGTGAGGTCGCCGTCATGAAGCTGGTCGGCGCCTCCAACTGGTTCATCCAGGCACCGTTCGTCCTGGAAGCGGTCGTCGCCGGCCTGTTCGGCGCGATCCTCGGCTTCGGTGCCCTGGTGCTCGGCAAGATGTTCCTGCTCGACGGCTCGCTACGGGACCTCACCGAGCTGCTGACCCCGATCGAGTGGAGCAGCGTCCTGCTGATGTTCCCGCTGATGGCCGGTGTCGGCAGCCTGGTCAGCGCGGTGACCGCCTGGGTGACGCTGCGGTTCTACCTGCGGGTCTGA
- a CDS encoding DegT/DnrJ/EryC1/StrS family aminotransferase, with protein sequence MIPLFKVAMSDEAGDRVAEVLRSGRVEHGPAVSAFEDTLAARIGNPRVLATNSGTSALHLALDLLTRQHGGRSADGEVLSTPLTFEGTNWPILANGLRIRWVDVDPDTLTMDLDDLARKITPRTRAIMTVHWAGYLMDLDRLDRVLDDAQARLGFRPRVVEDCAQAWAARYRGRPLGNHGHLSVFSFGALKPLTCGSGGLLVLPDDDLHERGRRRRWFGINRGEDRATGEYDVADWGYRFYMNDVAAAIGLANLERVDELVERNRRNAAYFDRELAGIPGLRLTARFADHTPSCWVYPVLVADRPAFARRMHEAGIATSVISRRNDEHSCVASMREPLPGLDAVMPAVAYLPVGWWLSDTDRDHIVRTVRAGW encoded by the coding sequence ATGATCCCACTGTTCAAGGTCGCCATGTCGGACGAGGCGGGCGACCGGGTCGCCGAGGTGCTGCGCAGCGGCCGGGTGGAGCACGGGCCGGCGGTGAGCGCGTTCGAGGACACGCTCGCGGCCCGGATCGGCAACCCGCGGGTGCTCGCCACCAACAGCGGGACGTCGGCTCTGCACCTCGCGCTGGACCTGCTGACCCGCCAGCACGGCGGCCGGAGCGCCGACGGTGAGGTGCTCAGCACGCCGCTGACGTTCGAGGGCACGAACTGGCCGATCCTGGCCAACGGACTGCGCATCCGGTGGGTGGACGTGGACCCGGACACCCTGACCATGGACCTGGACGACCTGGCGCGCAAGATCACCCCGCGGACCCGGGCGATCATGACGGTGCACTGGGCCGGGTACCTGATGGACCTGGACCGGCTCGACCGGGTACTGGACGACGCGCAGGCCCGGCTGGGCTTTCGGCCCCGCGTGGTGGAGGACTGCGCACAGGCCTGGGCGGCCCGCTACCGCGGCCGGCCGCTGGGCAACCACGGTCACCTCAGCGTCTTCAGCTTCGGCGCGCTCAAGCCGCTGACCTGCGGCAGCGGCGGCCTGCTCGTGCTGCCCGACGACGACCTGCACGAGCGGGGGCGGCGGCGGCGGTGGTTCGGCATCAACCGCGGCGAGGATCGGGCCACCGGCGAGTACGACGTGGCGGACTGGGGCTACCGGTTCTACATGAACGATGTCGCGGCCGCGATCGGGCTCGCCAACCTCGAGCGCGTCGACGAGTTGGTGGAACGCAACCGCCGCAACGCCGCGTACTTCGACCGGGAGCTGGCCGGGATACCGGGCCTGCGGCTGACCGCGCGTTTCGCCGACCACACGCCGTCGTGCTGGGTGTACCCGGTGCTGGTGGCGGACCGGCCGGCGTTCGCCCGCCGGATGCACGAGGCGGGGATCGCCACCAGCGTCATCTCGCGGCGCAACGACGAGCACAGTTGTGTGGCGTCGATGCGCGAGCCGCTGCCCGGCCTGGACGCGGTGATGCCGGCGGTGGCGTACCTGCCGGTCGGCTGGTGGCTGTCGGACACCGACCGCGACCACATCGTCCGGACGGTGCGCGCCGGCTGGTGA
- the smpB gene encoding SsrA-binding protein SmpB: protein MPREKGRKVVASNRKARHDYAITDVYEAGMALTGTEVKSLRAGRASLVDAFAQERQGEIYLYGMHIPEYVQGTWTNHEPRRTRKLLLHRTEIDRLLGKLREGGLTLVPLQVYFSDGWAKVELALARGKKSYDKRQDLAKRDADREIQRAVGRRGKGMD from the coding sequence ATGCCGCGGGAGAAGGGGCGCAAGGTCGTCGCCTCCAATCGCAAGGCCCGGCACGACTACGCCATCACCGACGTCTACGAGGCCGGCATGGCCCTGACCGGCACCGAGGTCAAGTCGCTGCGGGCCGGGCGGGCGTCGCTGGTGGACGCCTTCGCCCAGGAACGGCAGGGCGAGATCTACCTGTACGGCATGCACATCCCCGAGTACGTCCAGGGCACCTGGACCAACCACGAACCACGGCGGACCCGCAAGCTGCTGCTGCACCGCACCGAGATCGACCGGCTGCTCGGCAAGCTTCGCGAAGGCGGCCTGACCCTGGTCCCGCTGCAGGTCTACTTTTCCGACGGCTGGGCCAAGGTGGAGCTGGCGCTGGCCCGGGGCAAGAAGTCGTACGACAAGCGGCAGGACCTGGCCAAGCGGGACGCCGACCGGGAGATCCAGCGGGCCGTGGGCCGGCGGGGCAAGGGTATGGACTGA
- a CDS encoding IS3 family transposase (programmed frameshift), translated as MARISSYTPEFREEAVQLVLQSNKPVSQVAREIDVHPETLRSWVRQYRRENSGAQDSPPIGVDERARLKELERRNRELEMENSFLKKAAGVLREGPSVTSLYEFIETMRLDTAKYAYPVDFMCEQLGVSRSGYYEWRTRPDSATATRRAHLRSAIEEVFAASDGTYGHRRVHAQLRRQGVSAGPELVRQLMRELGLVPCQPRPRRWGLTQSSSGTVPDLVGREFTADAPGEKLVGDITYIPTGEGWLYLATVIDCCTKEVIGYAMDDHYQTPLISRAIRNAARNRELRKNAIFHSDRGSNYMSDDYGRTLRDLRLRRSAGRTGTCFDNAMAESFFGALKNERVSRVKYPTREAARRDVTAYIEFWYNRQRLHSAVGYRPPREVHAEFENLQIAA; from the exons ATGGCACGCATAAGCTCATACACCCCAGAGTTCCGTGAAGAAGCAGTGCAACTCGTTCTACAGTCGAACAAGCCAGTGTCGCAGGTTGCCCGGGAGATCGACGTTCACCCGGAGACGCTCCGTTCCTGGGTCCGCCAGTACCGGCGGGAAAACAGCGGCGCCCAGGACAGCCCACCGATCGGCGTCGACGAGCGCGCTCGACTGAAGGAACTCGAACGTCGCAACCGGGAACTCGAAATGGAGAACAGCTTCCTGAAAAAAGCCGCGG GCGTACTTCGCGAAGGACCCTCGGTAACGAGCTTGTACGAGTTCATCGAGACGATGCGACTCGACACCGCGAAGTACGCCTACCCCGTCGACTTCATGTGCGAACAACTCGGCGTGTCCAGGTCCGGATACTACGAATGGCGAACCCGCCCCGACTCCGCGACCGCCACCCGCCGCGCCCACCTTCGATCGGCCATCGAGGAGGTGTTCGCCGCGTCCGACGGCACCTACGGGCATCGACGTGTCCACGCGCAACTGCGGCGCCAGGGCGTGTCCGCCGGGCCGGAACTCGTCCGCCAGCTGATGCGCGAGCTCGGGCTCGTGCCGTGCCAGCCCCGCCCGAGGCGGTGGGGTCTCACCCAGTCGTCGTCCGGCACGGTGCCTGACCTCGTCGGCCGGGAGTTCACCGCCGACGCGCCTGGCGAGAAGCTCGTCGGCGACATCACGTACATCCCGACCGGCGAGGGGTGGCTGTATCTGGCGACCGTCATCGACTGCTGCACGAAGGAAGTCATCGGATACGCGATGGACGACCACTACCAGACGCCGTTGATATCCCGCGCCATCCGTAACGCCGCCCGGAATCGCGAACTCAGGAAGAACGCCATCTTTCATTCGGACCGGGGCAGCAACTACATGTCGGACGACTACGGCAGAACGCTGCGGGATCTGAGGTTGCGGCGATCTGCTGGCCGGACCGGAACTTGTTTCGACAATGCGATGGCGGAATCGTTCTTCGGTGCGCTGAAGAACGAACGCGTGTCGCGTGTGAAGTATCCCACTCGTGAGGCGGCACGCCGGGACGTTACTGCCTACATCGAATTCTGGTACAATCGTCAGCGTCTGCATTCAGCGGTGGGCTACCGACCTCCCCGGGAAGTCCACGCAGAGTTCGAGAACCTTCAAATCGCGGCGTGA
- a CDS encoding YqgE/AlgH family protein, whose protein sequence is MASMTGQLLVATPTLKDPNFDRTVVLLVAHEVAGALGVVLNRATEVPVAEVLGGWAGLAREPSVLFEGGPVQPESAICLARTRTQTGRVKGFHRIAGPLGTVDLSTDPGPLAESVSGIRVFAGYSGWSAGQLEEEINAGSWFVLDGLPDDPFMTRPEDLWPMVLRRQGGMMSAVAHFPADVSSN, encoded by the coding sequence ATGGCGTCGATGACCGGCCAACTGCTGGTCGCGACTCCCACGCTCAAAGACCCCAACTTCGACCGTACGGTGGTCCTGCTGGTCGCCCACGAGGTGGCCGGCGCGCTCGGCGTGGTGCTGAACCGGGCCACCGAGGTGCCGGTCGCGGAGGTGCTGGGCGGTTGGGCCGGCCTGGCCCGGGAGCCCTCGGTGTTGTTCGAAGGCGGTCCGGTGCAGCCGGAGTCGGCGATCTGCCTGGCCCGGACCCGCACCCAGACCGGCCGGGTGAAGGGCTTCCACCGGATCGCCGGGCCGTTGGGCACCGTGGATCTGTCCACCGACCCCGGTCCGCTGGCCGAGTCAGTCTCCGGCATCCGGGTCTTCGCCGGCTACTCGGGCTGGTCGGCGGGCCAGCTCGAGGAGGAGATCAACGCCGGCTCGTGGTTCGTACTGGACGGCCTGCCGGATGATCCGTTCATGACCCGCCCGGAGGACCTGTGGCCGATGGTGCTGCGCCGGCAGGGCGGCATGATGTCGGCGGTGGCGCACTTCCCGGCGGACGTCTCGTCGAACTGA
- a CDS encoding cellulose binding domain-containing protein yields MPRRAPDAVSLSPIRSGWAVGLGVVLALVFGGTVWAAIARDDPAPAQLIIVHPSASLPGPPPVAERGLGAGPSATASPSPSPTGSSPSATPSLTPSAPSAPPTSPAPSAPAARPSPTPPSAVEVTARYVLSSTWDQGFVANVDVVNSSARSQTFDVRLTFPDTVAITVTGFWNATPSTAGNTLVFTGGPLAPGGKVRFGFQAEKNRSSQVNPTGCTVNGRPCVGV; encoded by the coding sequence ATGCCTAGGCGCGCCCCCGACGCCGTGTCGCTGTCACCGATCCGTTCCGGCTGGGCGGTCGGGCTCGGAGTCGTCCTCGCCCTCGTCTTCGGCGGCACCGTCTGGGCGGCGATCGCCCGGGACGATCCGGCACCCGCCCAGCTGATCATCGTCCACCCGTCCGCTTCGCTGCCCGGCCCACCGCCGGTGGCCGAGCGCGGTCTCGGTGCCGGTCCGTCAGCCACCGCGTCGCCGTCGCCGTCGCCCACCGGGTCGTCGCCGTCGGCCACGCCGAGTCTGACCCCGTCGGCGCCGTCCGCCCCACCGACCTCACCGGCCCCCTCCGCCCCGGCGGCCCGTCCGTCGCCGACACCGCCGTCGGCGGTCGAGGTCACCGCGCGGTACGTGTTGAGCAGCACCTGGGACCAGGGGTTCGTCGCCAACGTCGACGTGGTCAACTCCTCGGCCCGCAGCCAGACCTTCGACGTACGGCTGACCTTCCCGGACACGGTGGCGATCACCGTGACCGGCTTCTGGAACGCCACGCCGTCCACCGCCGGCAACACCCTTGTCTTCACCGGCGGCCCGCTGGCGCCCGGTGGGAAGGTGCGGTTCGGCTTCCAGGCGGAGAAAAACCGGTCATCACAGGTCAATCCGACCGGCTGCACCGTGAACGGGCGGCCGTGCGTCGGCGTCTGA
- a CDS encoding FAD-binding monooxygenase: MKNYVGDRAIVLGGSVTGLFAVSPLAEAYREVIVVDRDELIGVREVRRGSPQARHINGLLARGARAMEDLFPEITAEMISAGCPQTDLAGTVRWYFNGKRLAQQRAGLSNVAARRPIMEVHLRERIQAMPNVRIMERHDINGLVFTADNSRVTGVRVQPTGDVDAPEQVIEADLVVDATGRGSRSPLWLEATGYGRAPEEGTKMGLGYATRHYRLGATNRFGTDHSIVCVASAESPRGAICTRTDDGLVELTTYGILGDHPPLDDEGFNSFIKSLAATEIYDMIIDAEPVNDPVLFRFPTTLRRRFESLERFPAGLVVVGDAVCTPNPVFAQAQTLAALQALAMRDRLRAGGPIDSVEFMAEVGRIVDPAWQMTETINLSYPGVEGERPPQVLIMLAYMKQLHDVATRDSSVTEAFLRTASLVDPPESLMHPELVWKVTQNLLAAALPAREGAAA; encoded by the coding sequence ATGAAGAACTATGTCGGCGACCGTGCGATCGTGCTCGGCGGTAGCGTGACGGGCCTGTTCGCCGTCAGCCCACTGGCCGAGGCCTACCGTGAAGTGATCGTCGTTGACCGCGACGAACTGATCGGGGTGCGTGAGGTCCGTCGCGGTTCGCCGCAGGCCCGCCACATCAACGGCTTGCTGGCGCGCGGTGCGCGTGCGATGGAGGACCTGTTCCCGGAGATCACAGCGGAGATGATCAGCGCCGGCTGTCCGCAGACCGACCTGGCCGGCACGGTGCGGTGGTACTTCAACGGCAAGCGGCTGGCGCAGCAGCGTGCCGGCCTGAGCAACGTGGCCGCCCGGCGGCCCATCATGGAGGTGCACCTGCGCGAGCGCATCCAGGCCATGCCCAACGTACGGATCATGGAACGGCACGACATCAACGGCCTGGTGTTCACCGCTGACAACTCCCGGGTGACCGGGGTCCGGGTGCAGCCCACCGGCGACGTCGACGCTCCCGAGCAGGTGATCGAGGCCGATCTGGTGGTGGACGCCACCGGCCGTGGCTCGCGGTCACCGCTGTGGCTGGAGGCGACCGGCTACGGGAGGGCGCCGGAGGAAGGCACCAAGATGGGCCTCGGTTACGCCACCCGGCACTACCGGCTGGGTGCGACCAACCGGTTCGGCACCGACCACTCGATCGTCTGCGTCGCCTCGGCCGAGTCGCCGCGCGGGGCGATCTGTACCCGTACCGACGACGGCCTGGTCGAGCTGACCACCTACGGCATCCTCGGCGATCACCCGCCGCTGGACGACGAGGGCTTCAACTCCTTCATCAAGTCGCTGGCCGCGACGGAGATCTACGACATGATCATCGACGCGGAGCCGGTCAACGACCCGGTGCTGTTCCGGTTCCCGACCACCCTGCGCCGGCGGTTCGAGAGCCTGGAGCGGTTCCCCGCCGGTCTGGTCGTGGTGGGCGACGCGGTCTGCACGCCGAATCCGGTGTTCGCGCAGGCGCAGACGCTGGCGGCCCTGCAGGCGCTGGCCATGCGTGATCGCCTGCGCGCCGGCGGGCCGATCGACTCGGTCGAGTTCATGGCGGAGGTCGGCCGGATCGTCGATCCGGCATGGCAGATGACCGAGACCATCAACCTGAGCTACCCGGGGGTCGAGGGCGAGCGGCCCCCGCAGGTGCTGATCATGCTGGCCTACATGAAGCAGTTGCACGACGTGGCCACCCGCGACAGCAGCGTCACCGAAGCGTTCCTGCGCACGGCCAGCCTGGTGGACCCGCCGGAGTCGCTGATGCACCCCGAGCTGGTCTGGAAGGTCACGCAGAATCTGCTGGCGGCGGCCCTGCCCGCCAGGGAGGGCGCCGCGGCCTGA
- a CDS encoding putative sugar O-methyltransferase, whose protein sequence is MMAKYVPSSLREHYDETITADAATNLPGFKSRTVNYKLGYWDPRPNGVRYLKALIYHLAAGLSPENRERLRRIRNRDVGDPISVIYDGEQVCMDSLLSVLELEFLAAGMPLDGLRVLEVGGGYGRTCHAMMSNHELASYAIVDLPRSLELSREYLRAVLDDQRFARIRFVTPDEVDALAADGLDLCLGVNAFAEMPIDTVRDYLRLADSHSGWFYVRDAVGKYADPGLDGRTPDDQAARMALRNGVLQDVLDIHDSEAVREHSRKFVAAYRPGPGWTCAADAWAPPWSFFWQALYRADRAA, encoded by the coding sequence GTGATGGCCAAGTATGTCCCCAGTTCATTGCGCGAACACTACGACGAGACGATCACCGCGGACGCGGCCACGAACCTGCCCGGGTTCAAGTCTCGGACGGTCAACTACAAGCTGGGCTACTGGGATCCGCGGCCCAACGGGGTCCGTTATCTCAAGGCGCTGATCTACCACCTGGCCGCCGGGCTCTCCCCGGAGAACCGGGAGCGCCTGCGCCGAATCCGCAACCGTGATGTCGGCGACCCGATCTCGGTGATCTACGACGGCGAGCAGGTGTGCATGGACTCACTGCTGTCGGTGCTCGAGCTGGAGTTCCTCGCCGCCGGGATGCCACTGGACGGCTTACGGGTGCTGGAGGTGGGCGGTGGCTACGGGCGCACCTGCCACGCGATGATGTCGAATCACGAGCTGGCGTCGTACGCCATCGTGGACCTTCCCCGGTCGCTGGAGCTGTCGCGCGAATACCTGCGGGCGGTCCTGGACGACCAGCGGTTCGCGCGCATCCGGTTCGTCACGCCGGACGAGGTCGACGCGCTGGCCGCGGACGGGCTCGACCTGTGTCTCGGGGTCAACGCGTTCGCCGAGATGCCGATCGACACGGTACGCGACTACCTGCGGCTGGCCGACTCGCACAGCGGCTGGTTCTACGTCCGCGACGCAGTCGGCAAGTACGCGGATCCCGGCCTCGACGGGCGCACACCGGACGACCAGGCCGCGCGAATGGCCCTGCGTAACGGCGTGTTACAGGATGTGCTCGATATCCACGACAGCGAGGCGGTGCGCGAACACTCCCGCAAATTCGTCGCCGCGTACCGGCCCGGGCCCGGCTGGACCTGCGCCGCCGACGCCTGGGCGCCACCGTGGAGCTTCTTCTGGCAGGCGCTGTACCGGGCGGACCGGGCGGCATGA